Proteins from a single region of Megachile rotundata isolate GNS110a chromosome 7, iyMegRotu1, whole genome shotgun sequence:
- the LOC100876627 gene encoding zinc finger protein 830, with translation MSLKRKLTQDDLRKAMSEHKKKLGAVKKIESPLAKYTDAGQLMCILCKAAVRSEAVWTVHLNSKTHKENIILAKKTKLETESPTVTTHTFKRPVSPVQEPGANKKIKGILKNATVKSAQVPSNLPVDFFDNPSKQGLTVPLNTTVIKRGSENDKEIAQEKEFKNGEAEEENDKETERGKDANQPVLPEGFFDDPILDAKVRNVEYKNPIEEEWEKFQKEIKEETAQSAQIIAEDQEEATTERQLDEIEEQIRHWSRVMDLVKRKEQVQATDRKQNNTDEDNSSGDEAEFDEFLDWRAKNSYK, from the exons atgtcaCTTAAAAGGAAATTGACACAAGATGATTTGCGTAAAGCTATGAGTGAACACAAGAAGAAATTAGGAGctgttaaaaaaattgaatcgcCGTTAGCAAA ATATACAGATGCAGGACAACTTATGTGTATTTTGTGCAAAGCTGCTGTACGTAGTGAAGCAGTCTGGACAGTGCATTTGAATTCAAAGACTCACaaggaaaatataatattagCAAAAAAGACTAAATTGGAAACAGAATCACCGACAGTTACGACACATACATTCAAAAGACCTGTGTCTCCTGTGCAAGAACCGGGAGCAAATAAAAAGATTAAGGGCATACTGAAAAATGCTACAGTAAAATCAGCACAAGTACCTTCAAATTTACCAGTAGATTTCTTCGATAACCCTTCTAAACAAGGACTAACAGTACCTTTAAATACCACTGTGATAAAAAGAGGATCTGAAAATGATAAGGAAATAGCCCAGgagaaagaatttaaaaatggagaAGCAGAAGAGGAGAATGATAAAGAAACAGAGAGGGGTAAAGATGCAAATCAACCAGTTCTTCCTGAAGGATTTTTTGATGATCCAATTTTGGATGCTAAA GTTCGTAATGTAGAATACAAAAATCCCATAGAAGAAGAATGGGAAAAGTTTCAGAAAGAAATCAAAGAGGAAACAGCACAATCTGCACAAATTATTGCAGAGGATCAGGAGGAGGCAACAACAGAAAGGCAATTAGATGAAATAGAAGAACAAATTAGACACTGGTCCAG AGTAATGGATTTAGTAAAGCGCAAAGAACAAGTACAAGCCACAGATAGGAAGCAAAACAACACGGATGAGGATAACTCCAGTGGAGATGAGGCTGAGTTTGATGAATTTCTTGATTGGAGAGCAAAAAAttcgtacaaataa